From Glycine max cultivar Williams 82 chromosome 11, Glycine_max_v4.0, whole genome shotgun sequence, the proteins below share one genomic window:
- the LOC113000926 gene encoding uncharacterized protein produces MVLILRSLHSDFDHVHDQVLAGDQVPSMDSLITRLLRVPHSLKDENPADGVETLDMVASRGRGGSRNNRGGHSGKGGRPHCTYCKRMGHTQENFYSLHGFPDKVAQVSKLEKAESRFSDEEYQEYLKLKSEKPSNQAQSSSVPCFSTACISQSIEGSSPWILESGASDNISGNKSSFSSFSFPKIPHLVTVANGSKVASQGSGQEHGTGRLIGEGHEPRRLYYLESSPPGACFVISKPKLLHDHLGHPSLPKLKMMVPSLKNLRVLDCILHQSTCPHTPQQNGIAERKNRHLLETARSLMLNSNVPTHHWGDAVLTACFLINRMPSSSLENQIPHSIVFPHDPLFHVSPKVFGCTCFVHDLSPGLEKLYARSVKCVFLGYSHLQKGYKCYSPTMRQYYMSTDVTFFEDTPFFSPSVDYSSSLQEVLPIPSPCPLDVSDQNVGVVPSSSPNSPEVVSSPLITDQPRTTQIGFPVPEASPRDSCSSLTSPPLMDPSTFSSHSNSHWPIAIRKGTRSTCNPHPIYNFLSYHRLSPSYSSFVFSLSSITIPSTVREALNHPG; encoded by the exons ATGGTCCTTATTCTGAGGAGCTTACATTCAGACTTTGATCATGTCCATGATCAAGTACTTGCTGGGGACCAAGTTCCATCTATGGATTCCCTCATCACTAGACTTCTCCGCGTGCCTCATTCATTGAAGGATGAGAATCCTGCCGATGGTGTGGAGACGTTAGACATGGTTGCGTCTCGAGGAAGAGGAGGCAGCCGCAACAACAGGGGAGGTCACAGTGGAAAGGGTGGACGTCCTCATTGCACTTATTGCAAGAGGATGGGTCACACCCAAGAGAATTTTTATTCGTTGCATGGGTTTCCCGACAAGGTCGCACAGGTCTCTAAATTAGAGAAGGCAGAGTCTAGATTTTCTGATGAGGAGTATCAAGAGTATTTGAAGCTTAAATCCGAGAAACCCAGCAACCAAGCTCAATCCTCATCTGTACCATGCTTTTCAACAGCTTGTATCTCTCAATCCATTGAAGGTTCAAGTCCTTGGATACTCGAATCAGGTGCCTCTGATAATATTTCTGGTAATAAGTCCTCTTTTTCATCCTTCTCTTTTCCAAAAATTCCTCACCTTGTTACTGTAGCCAATGGTTCCAAGGTCGCGTCTCAAGGAAGTGGTCAA GAACATGGGACGGGGCGACTGATTGGAGAAGGACATGAACCACGACGACTTTACTACTTGGAATCCAGTCCACCTGGGGCTTGTTTTGTAATCTCAAAGCCCAAACTTTTGCATGATCATCTAGGTCACCCAAGTTTACCAAAATTGAAGATGATGGTTCCTAGTCTCAAGAATCTTCGTGTCTTAGATT GTATTCTACATCAGTCCACATGTCCtcacacaccacaacaaaatggcatagcaGAAAGGAAGAATCGTCATCTTCTTGAAACTGCACGTTCCCTAATGCTAAACTCAAATGTTCCTACACATCATTGGGGAGATGCAGTGCTTACTGCTTGTTTCCTAATCAATAGGATGCcctcttcttctcttgaaaacCAAATCCCTCACTCAATTGTCTTTCCTCATGATCCACTATTTCATGTTTCTCCTAAAGTGTTTGGTTGTACGTGTTTTGTCCATGATTTATCTCCTGGTTTAGAAAAACTCTATGCTAGGTCCGTCAAATGTGTCTTCTTGGGTTATTCTCATCTTCAAAAGGGTTACAAATGTTATTCTCCAACCATGAGACAATACTACATGTCTACAGATGTAACCTTCTTTGAAGACACACCCTTCTTCTCACCTTCCGTAGACTATTCTTCGTCTCTCCAGGAAGTTCTTCCTATTCCTTCTCCTTGTCCTCTAGATGTCTCAGACCAAAATGTCGGTGTTGTTCCATCTTCCTCACCAAATTCACCTGAAGTTGTATCTTCACCTTTGATTACAGATCAACCCAGGACAACGCAGATTGGATTTCCAGTACCTGAAGCTTCTCCTCGTGATTCTTGTTCTTCTTTAACCAGTCCTCCACTCATGGATCCTTCcactttttcttctcattctaaCTCACATTGGCCTATTGCCATCAGGAAAGGTACTCGCTCTACTTGTAATCCTCatcctatttataatttcttaagttACCATCGTTTGTCTCCTTCATACAGTTCCTTTGTTTTCTCATTGTCCTCCATTACTATTCCTTCTACTGTCCGTGAGGCACTTAATCATCCTGGCTAG